One Streptomyces sp. SAI-135 DNA segment encodes these proteins:
- a CDS encoding LpqB family beta-propeller domain-containing protein — MQTSPYGSWPSPIDAALAAAHDGHPEWLGFVGDEVWWTEPRPAEGGRRTLVRRHADGREEPVLPAPWNVRSRVIEYGGRPWAGAVTAGAPLVVFVHFADQRLYRYEPGSEPRPLTPVSPVGGGLRWAEPQLRLDLGEVWCVLEEFTGDGPTDVRRVLAAVPLDGSAAQDRDAVRELTDDRHRFVTGPRLSPDGSRAAWLAWDHPRMPWDGTELIVADVHEGTLREPRTVAGGPQESIAQADWSPDGRLLYASDRTGWWNLYRDGEQLCPREEEFAGALWKLGHRWFAPLDSGLIAVVHGTGSTALGILDPETGELVDAAGPWTEFAPTLAVHGERVVAVGASPRTAYEVVELDTRTGRARVIGAEHDDPVDPVHYPEPQIRVFTGPDGRDIHAHVYPPHHPGYRAPGDELPPYVVWAHGGPTGHAPLVLDLSIAYFTSRGIGVAEVNYGGSTGYGREYRNRLREQWGVVDVEDCAAVALALADEGTADRDRLAVRGGSAGGWTAAASLTMTDVYACATIVYPILDLTGWGTGETHDFESQYLESLVGPLAEVPGRYVERSPAEHADRVTAPFLLLQGLDDVICPPAQCERFLERIAGRRVPHAYLAFEGEGHGFRRADTMIRALEAELSLYAQVFGLNPPGVPTLELTK; from the coding sequence GTGCAGACGTCGCCATACGGTTCCTGGCCCTCGCCCATCGACGCGGCACTCGCCGCCGCGCACGACGGGCACCCCGAATGGCTGGGCTTCGTCGGGGACGAGGTGTGGTGGACCGAACCCCGGCCCGCCGAGGGCGGCCGCCGCACCCTGGTGCGCAGACACGCCGACGGCCGGGAGGAACCGGTGCTGCCCGCGCCGTGGAACGTGCGCAGCCGGGTCATCGAGTACGGCGGCCGGCCCTGGGCCGGTGCGGTGACGGCCGGCGCACCGCTCGTGGTGTTCGTGCACTTCGCCGACCAGCGGCTGTACCGGTACGAGCCCGGGAGCGAGCCGCGTCCGCTCACCCCGGTCTCCCCGGTGGGCGGTGGACTGCGCTGGGCGGAGCCGCAGTTGAGGCTCGACCTCGGTGAAGTGTGGTGCGTCCTGGAGGAGTTCACCGGCGACGGGCCCACCGACGTCCGCCGGGTCCTGGCCGCCGTACCGCTGGACGGCTCGGCCGCGCAGGACCGGGACGCGGTGCGTGAACTCACCGACGACCGCCACCGGTTCGTCACCGGGCCCCGCCTCTCGCCCGACGGCTCCCGCGCGGCCTGGCTCGCCTGGGACCACCCGCGGATGCCCTGGGACGGCACGGAACTGATCGTCGCCGACGTCCACGAGGGCACGCTGCGGGAACCCCGCACGGTGGCCGGCGGTCCGCAGGAGTCCATCGCCCAGGCCGACTGGTCGCCCGACGGCCGCCTCCTGTACGCGAGCGACCGCACCGGCTGGTGGAACCTCTACCGCGACGGCGAGCAACTGTGTCCGCGCGAGGAGGAGTTCGCGGGCGCCCTGTGGAAGCTCGGGCACCGCTGGTTCGCCCCGCTGGACAGCGGACTCATCGCCGTCGTGCACGGCACCGGCTCGACCGCGCTCGGCATCCTGGACCCCGAGACCGGGGAACTCGTCGACGCGGCCGGCCCCTGGACCGAGTTCGCGCCCACCCTCGCGGTGCACGGCGAACGGGTCGTCGCCGTCGGCGCCAGCCCGCGCACCGCGTACGAGGTCGTGGAACTGGACACCCGCACGGGCCGCGCCCGGGTGATCGGCGCCGAGCACGACGACCCGGTCGACCCCGTCCACTATCCCGAGCCCCAGATCCGCGTCTTCACCGGGCCGGACGGCCGGGACATCCACGCCCACGTCTACCCGCCGCACCACCCCGGGTACCGGGCGCCGGGCGACGAGCTGCCGCCGTACGTCGTCTGGGCGCACGGCGGGCCCACCGGCCACGCGCCTCTCGTGCTCGACCTCTCGATCGCCTACTTCACCTCGCGCGGCATCGGCGTCGCCGAGGTCAACTACGGCGGCTCGACCGGGTACGGCCGGGAGTACCGCAACCGGCTGCGCGAGCAGTGGGGCGTGGTCGACGTCGAGGACTGCGCGGCCGTCGCGCTCGCCCTCGCCGACGAGGGCACCGCCGACCGCGACCGGCTCGCCGTCCGGGGCGGCAGCGCGGGCGGCTGGACCGCGGCCGCCTCGCTCACCATGACCGACGTCTACGCCTGCGCCACGATCGTCTACCCGATCCTCGACCTCACCGGCTGGGGCACCGGGGAGACCCACGACTTCGAGTCCCAGTACCTGGAGAGCCTGGTCGGACCGCTCGCCGAGGTCCCCGGACGGTACGTGGAACGCTCGCCCGCAGAGCACGCCGACCGGGTCACCGCGCCCTTCCTGCTGCTCCAGGGCCTCGACGACGTGATCTGCCCGCCCGCGCAGTGCGAGCGGTTCCTGGAGAGGATCGCCGGACGCCGGGTGCCGCACGCCTACCTCGCCTTCGAGGGCGAGGGCCACGGCTTCCGCCGCGCCGACACCATGATCCGCGCGCTGGAGGCCGAACTCTCCCTGTACGCCCAGGTCTTCGGGCTCAACCCGCCCGGCGTCCCGACACTGGAGCTCACCAAGTGA
- a CDS encoding LD-carboxypeptidase has protein sequence MTALVRPSRLSPGARVAVVAPSGPVVEERLQAGLDLLRGWDLDPVVAPHVLDRHGELGYLAGSDADRAADLQRAWCDPAVDAVLCARGGYGAQRMVDLLDWDAMRAAGPKVFVGFSDVTTLHQAFATRLGLVTLYGPAAAGADFVKNAVAQEQLRATLFAPETVRTLTSRGTTLVPGRARGVTLGGCLSLLATDLGTRHARTGARDGLLLIEDVGEQPYRIDRMLTHLRRSGWLDGVRGIVLGSWAGCGPYDALRAVLADRLGGLGVPVAEEFGFGHGEGAATMPFGVTAELDTEAGTLTLDEPALR, from the coding sequence GTGACAGCACTCGTACGGCCGTCCAGACTCTCTCCCGGCGCCCGGGTGGCCGTGGTCGCGCCGAGCGGACCCGTCGTGGAGGAGCGGCTCCAGGCCGGGCTCGACCTCCTGCGCGGCTGGGACCTCGACCCGGTGGTCGCCCCGCATGTCCTCGACCGGCACGGCGAGCTGGGCTACCTCGCCGGCTCCGACGCCGATCGCGCCGCCGACCTCCAGCGGGCCTGGTGCGACCCCGCCGTCGACGCGGTGCTGTGCGCCCGGGGCGGTTACGGTGCCCAGCGGATGGTCGACCTGCTCGACTGGGACGCGATGCGCGCCGCCGGACCGAAGGTGTTCGTGGGCTTCAGCGACGTCACCACGCTGCACCAGGCGTTCGCCACCCGCCTCGGTCTGGTCACGCTGTACGGGCCGGCCGCCGCCGGAGCCGACTTCGTCAAGAACGCCGTCGCCCAGGAGCAGCTGAGGGCCACCCTGTTCGCCCCGGAGACCGTCCGCACCCTCACCTCCCGCGGCACCACCCTGGTCCCCGGCCGGGCCCGCGGGGTCACCCTGGGCGGCTGCCTCAGCCTGCTCGCCACCGACCTCGGCACCCGGCACGCCCGCACCGGCGCGCGGGACGGGCTGCTGCTCATCGAGGACGTGGGGGAGCAGCCGTACCGGATCGACCGCATGCTGACCCATCTCCGGCGCAGCGGCTGGCTGGACGGCGTCCGGGGGATCGTCCTCGGCTCCTGGGCGGGCTGCGGGCCGTACGACGCGCTGCGGGCGGTACTCGCCGACCGGCTCGGCGGTCTCGGGGTGCCCGTGGCCGAGGAGTTCGGGTTCGGACACGGCGAGGGGGCGGCGACGATGCCCTTCGGGGTGACGGCCGAACTCGACACCGAGGCGGGCACGTTGACGCTGGACGAACCCGCCCTGCGCTAG